From Draconibacterium halophilum, one genomic window encodes:
- a CDS encoding sulfatase-like hydrolase/transferase — protein sequence MTIPKMLKKEGYHTGIVGKWHLGLGQGDVDWNESVSPGPNEIGFDYSYIMAATQDRVPTVYLENGMVDGLDPNDPIEIGYQKNFDGEPTGKDNPELLKMKWHHGHNNSIVNGIPRIGFMKGGEKAKWSDVDMADHFLEKAQNYVKKHKNETFFLYYALQQPHVPRTPNPRFVGSTDLGPRGDVIVEADWCIGEFLKTLEETGILENTLIILSSDNGPVLNDGYYDDAVERIGDHDAKGGLRGGKYSLFEAGTRVPFMVYWEGKIKPVKSDALVCQLDLMSSLAELVGSNEKGPDSQELLDVFMGKSRNGREELVLEATSRTALRKGDWIMIPPYKGPEIATPVNIEMANSPEFQLYNLDDDIAQQKNLAKSNQDKLEKMITDYKAIVGSQNSDIEPLELK from the coding sequence CTGACTATTCCTAAAATGTTAAAAAAAGAGGGCTATCACACCGGAATTGTAGGTAAGTGGCACCTTGGTCTTGGACAGGGCGATGTGGATTGGAACGAGAGCGTATCACCCGGCCCCAACGAAATAGGTTTCGATTATTCCTACATCATGGCGGCCACACAAGATCGGGTTCCTACTGTTTATCTCGAAAATGGAATGGTTGACGGACTCGATCCAAATGATCCTATCGAGATCGGTTATCAAAAGAATTTTGATGGAGAGCCAACCGGAAAAGATAATCCGGAATTGTTAAAAATGAAATGGCATCACGGACACAACAATTCAATCGTGAATGGAATTCCTCGAATTGGTTTTATGAAGGGCGGAGAGAAAGCCAAATGGAGCGATGTGGATATGGCTGACCATTTTCTGGAAAAAGCACAAAATTACGTGAAGAAACACAAAAACGAAACTTTCTTTTTGTATTATGCCTTGCAACAGCCGCACGTTCCTCGTACGCCAAATCCGAGGTTTGTGGGCAGTACGGATCTCGGTCCACGTGGCGATGTAATTGTGGAAGCCGACTGGTGTATCGGCGAATTTCTAAAAACCCTGGAGGAGACAGGAATTCTGGAAAATACACTCATCATTCTTTCCAGCGATAATGGTCCGGTATTAAACGATGGCTATTATGACGATGCAGTTGAAAGAATTGGAGATCATGATGCAAAAGGAGGCTTGAGAGGTGGGAAATACAGTTTGTTTGAGGCCGGAACTCGTGTGCCTTTCATGGTTTACTGGGAAGGTAAAATTAAACCGGTAAAGTCTGATGCGCTTGTATGTCAGCTTGATTTAATGTCGTCGCTTGCCGAACTTGTTGGCAGCAACGAAAAAGGACCCGACAGCCAGGAACTGCTCGATGTGTTTATGGGAAAAAGCCGGAATGGTCGTGAAGAATTGGTACTTGAGGCTACTTCGCGCACTGCGCTTCGTAAGGGGGACTGGATAATGATTCCTCCGTATAAAGGGCCGGAAATTGCTACACCGGTGAATATCGAAATGGCAAACTCTCCGGAGTTTCAATTATACAACCTTGATGATGATATCGCCCAGCAAAAAAATCTGGCTAAAAGCAATCAGGATAAACTGGAGAAGATGATCACGGATTATAAAGCGATTGTTGGATCCCAAAATTCAGACATCGAACCTCTCGAATTAAAGTAG
- a CDS encoding glycoside hydrolase family 88/105 protein, whose protein sequence is MYKSIFILLATFLLSGSVVAQKSGNEKLFKDRYIKKTMKKALDWQLENPKHELYDWTNGAFYAGVFAAYETIGSKKIWNAMYEMGEANDWKPGPRLHHADDHVICQTYIDMYRVSGEKKMIEPFVETMDKFIATPYEADGIFEKTWWWCDALFMAPPAFVKLGITLDEDKYLKLSDKLWKETYDLLYDKEHHLYARDMSYKWNEPGIEEKREANGKKIFWSRGNGWVMGGLVRVLSELPKDYPNRDFYIKNYKEMAAKIVSLQQEDGLWRSSLLDPDSYPGGEASGSGFFCYALAWGINNGILDKETYLPAVEKAWVGLNGLIQPDGHVGWCQPIGADPRKNFVADSWEVYGTGAFLLAGSEVIKLDE, encoded by the coding sequence ATGTATAAATCAATATTTATTTTATTGGCCACTTTTCTGCTAAGCGGATCAGTTGTGGCACAGAAATCGGGGAACGAAAAACTTTTTAAAGATCGTTACATTAAGAAAACGATGAAGAAAGCTTTGGACTGGCAGTTAGAAAATCCAAAGCACGAATTATATGACTGGACTAACGGTGCTTTTTATGCCGGGGTGTTTGCAGCTTATGAAACAATCGGCTCGAAAAAGATCTGGAACGCAATGTACGAAATGGGAGAGGCCAACGACTGGAAACCCGGCCCGCGTCTGCATCATGCCGACGACCATGTGATTTGCCAAACCTATATCGACATGTACAGGGTTTCGGGCGAAAAGAAAATGATTGAACCTTTCGTTGAAACAATGGACAAGTTTATAGCAACGCCTTACGAAGCCGATGGTATTTTCGAAAAAACCTGGTGGTGGTGCGACGCGCTGTTTATGGCACCTCCGGCGTTTGTAAAGCTGGGAATTACTCTGGACGAAGATAAGTACCTGAAACTGTCGGATAAACTCTGGAAAGAAACTTACGACTTGCTTTATGACAAAGAACATCATTTGTATGCACGCGATATGAGCTACAAATGGAACGAACCCGGAATTGAAGAAAAGCGGGAAGCTAACGGGAAGAAGATTTTCTGGTCGAGAGGAAACGGTTGGGTAATGGGCGGTTTGGTTCGCGTATTGTCTGAATTGCCAAAAGACTATCCGAACCGCGATTTTTATATCAAGAATTATAAGGAGATGGCTGCCAAAATTGTATCGCTACAGCAGGAAGATGGATTGTGGCGCTCCAGTTTGCTCGATCCGGATTCGTATCCGGGAGGAGAAGCTAGTGGCTCAGGATTTTTCTGCTACGCTTTGGCATGGGGAATTAATAATGGCATTCTGGATAAAGAAACCTATTTGCCGGCAGTTGAAAAGGCATGGGTAGGATTGAACGGTCTGATTCAGCCCGACGGACATGTTGGTTGGTGTCAACCTATTGGTGCCGATCCGCGAAAAAACTTTGTAGCCGATAGTTGGGAAGTATACGGAACAGGCGCATTTTTACTTGCCGGCAGCGAAGTGATAAAACTAGATGAGTAG
- a CDS encoding glycoside hydrolase family 88 protein translates to MIQRLFIVILLFMVGFAGKAQVNDVTTPLHLMQPDYPHAYGAPETKDIEQVLSRVYNYLDEVTPAQLVDKESGELISDLTKVDQNSIMKPGDFRLNSYEWGVTYAGMLLATKNTGDEKYAAYTFERLKFLSKSLDAFADFEEKNPDTKFQLYRSLHPHALDDCGAICAAMIKATKSREVENLDWIINNYIDYISNKQFRLQDETLARNRPQPNSIWLDDLFMSIPALAQMGSYSGDTKYFDDAVKQVLQFSKRMFNYEKGLFMHGWIQEMDEHPQFHWARANGWAVMTLVELLEVLPENHQGRDQVLELLQRHIRGLANYQHGTGFWHQLIDRNDTYLETSATAIYTYSIARAINRGYVDAKVYGPMVCLAWNAVASKVNDAGQVEGTCVGTGMGFDPAFYYYRPINVFAAHGYGPVVLAGAEMIELVKTHDIRINDSANMLYEENEPQSWKFDFGNEKAKEGFSQVTDRTIYAEEAGFGIIPFGEVKAFSEKGEDVASNDGLSSDAPFYFQIDVPEGRYKITLELGNTDKKSATTVKAESRRLMLENVEIKKGDVVTKSILVDVRSPQINPTESIRLKSRELPYKNWDKSLTLEFNGKNPSVRSIEIQKADDFPVIFLAGNSTVTDQENEPWASWGQMFPRFLKPEIVVANFAESGETLKAFRAENRLKKILSVMKPGDYLFLEFAHNDQKPGSSHVEPFTTYQDELRYFMNEARKKGGKPVLVTSTNRRKFDEEGKIVNTLEEYPDAMRQLAREENVPLIDLNAMSKEFYETLGVENSTKAFVHYPANSFPNQRKALADNTHFNPYGAYELAKCVVQGIMDQDMDLAAYIVDDFGSYDPSAPDAFAGFFWPDSPSLELLKPDGN, encoded by the coding sequence ATGATACAAAGACTCTTTATCGTCATCCTTTTATTCATGGTTGGATTTGCAGGAAAAGCGCAAGTCAACGATGTAACAACTCCCCTCCACCTCATGCAGCCTGATTATCCGCATGCCTACGGAGCACCTGAAACTAAGGACATTGAACAGGTATTGTCGCGGGTTTACAATTACCTTGATGAGGTTACACCTGCTCAACTGGTCGATAAAGAATCTGGAGAACTGATTAGCGATTTGACGAAAGTAGATCAGAATAGTATCATGAAACCGGGCGATTTTCGCCTGAACAGTTACGAGTGGGGTGTTACTTATGCCGGTATGTTATTGGCAACGAAGAATACCGGCGATGAAAAATATGCTGCTTATACTTTCGAGCGATTAAAATTCCTGTCTAAGTCTCTTGACGCTTTTGCTGATTTCGAAGAGAAAAATCCGGACACAAAGTTTCAACTGTATCGTTCGCTGCATCCACATGCTCTGGATGATTGTGGTGCAATTTGTGCAGCTATGATCAAAGCTACCAAATCCCGCGAGGTAGAAAACCTGGATTGGATCATTAATAACTACATCGATTATATCAGTAATAAACAATTCCGCCTGCAAGATGAAACCCTTGCCCGCAACAGGCCGCAACCCAATTCCATTTGGCTCGACGATCTGTTTATGAGCATTCCGGCCCTGGCTCAAATGGGAAGTTACAGTGGCGATACAAAATATTTTGATGATGCCGTAAAACAAGTATTGCAGTTTTCAAAACGAATGTTTAACTACGAAAAAGGCCTTTTTATGCACGGCTGGATTCAGGAAATGGATGAACATCCGCAGTTTCACTGGGCACGAGCCAACGGCTGGGCGGTAATGACTTTGGTTGAATTATTGGAAGTTTTGCCGGAAAATCATCAGGGCCGCGATCAGGTTCTGGAATTGTTACAACGCCATATTCGTGGTTTAGCCAACTACCAGCATGGAACCGGTTTTTGGCATCAGCTAATTGATAGAAACGATACTTACCTGGAAACTTCGGCAACAGCCATTTATACATATTCAATTGCCCGTGCAATTAACCGGGGATATGTTGACGCAAAAGTTTATGGTCCGATGGTTTGTCTGGCATGGAATGCTGTGGCAAGCAAGGTAAACGACGCAGGTCAGGTGGAAGGAACTTGCGTAGGAACCGGAATGGGTTTTGATCCGGCATTTTATTATTACCGGCCGATTAACGTTTTTGCAGCACACGGTTATGGTCCTGTTGTACTGGCAGGTGCCGAAATGATAGAACTGGTAAAAACACACGATATTCGCATCAACGACAGTGCAAACATGTTGTACGAAGAAAACGAACCTCAATCGTGGAAATTTGATTTTGGAAATGAAAAAGCAAAAGAGGGCTTTTCTCAGGTTACCGACCGCACAATATATGCTGAAGAAGCCGGATTTGGAATAATTCCATTTGGCGAGGTAAAAGCGTTCAGTGAAAAGGGTGAAGATGTAGCGTCAAATGACGGACTAAGTTCAGATGCACCGTTTTATTTCCAAATTGATGTGCCGGAGGGGCGCTACAAAATCACCCTCGAATTGGGTAATACTGACAAGAAATCAGCCACAACAGTAAAGGCCGAATCGCGAAGATTGATGCTTGAAAATGTTGAAATAAAGAAAGGTGATGTTGTTACCAAATCCATTCTTGTTGATGTGCGTTCGCCCCAAATTAATCCAACAGAAAGTATACGACTTAAATCGCGGGAGTTGCCCTATAAAAACTGGGATAAAAGTCTGACTCTTGAGTTCAACGGTAAAAATCCATCAGTTCGATCGATTGAAATTCAAAAAGCCGATGATTTCCCTGTAATTTTTCTGGCCGGCAACTCAACGGTTACCGATCAGGAAAATGAACCCTGGGCATCGTGGGGACAGATGTTTCCTCGTTTTCTTAAACCGGAAATTGTGGTGGCCAATTTTGCTGAATCAGGTGAGACTTTGAAAGCATTCAGAGCAGAAAATCGTCTGAAAAAAATACTAAGCGTGATGAAACCCGGCGACTATCTGTTTTTGGAATTTGCACACAACGATCAAAAACCGGGAAGTAGCCATGTTGAACCTTTTACAACGTACCAGGACGAGTTGCGCTATTTTATGAATGAAGCCAGAAAGAAGGGTGGAAAACCGGTTTTGGTTACTTCAACAAACAGGCGTAAGTTCGATGAAGAAGGAAAAATTGTAAATACGCTTGAAGAATACCCGGATGCCATGCGGCAACTAGCCAGGGAAGAAAATGTTCCGCTGATTGATTTGAATGCCATGAGCAAAGAATTTTACGAGACACTTGGCGTTGAAAATTCAACAAAAGCGTTTGTACATTACCCGGCTAATAGTTTCCCTAACCAAAGAAAAGCGTTGGCCGATAATACGCATTTCAATCCCTATGGGGCCTACGAACTGGCAAAATGTGTAGTGCAGGGAATAATGGATCAGGACATGGATTTGGCAGCGTATATCGTAGATGATTTTGGAAGTTATGATCCGTCAGCACCTGATGCGTTTGCAGGATTCTTTTGGCCCGACAGCCCTTCGTTGGAGTTACTTAAGCCAGATGGAAACTAG
- a CDS encoding glycoside hydrolase family 28 protein → MKQYNLILSILLSTLLFSCTQEKKSELVQRLEEIFYNDSFATVPGTEFNVADYGAVADGKTLATEAIQKTIDAAAEAGGGKVTFPAGTYLSGALFVKSNVELNISEGAIIQAIQDNSHYPRLWTRIAGIEMKWPAALINVYDESNVRITGKGVIDGNGKYWWDKFWGDPRYTGGMWGEYKEKGIRWAVDYDCERVRPVVVWESEDVLLKDFTVKRAGFWTVSLTYSTRVHVDGVVVRNNIGGHGPSSDGINTDSSKDILVENCDIDCNDDNLCIKAGKDADGLRVNRPAENIVYRNCITRSGHGLITLGSETSGGMRNIEVYGLEAIGTNIGIRFKSAKVRGGLIENIHFHDIKMIDVANPFHFELNWYPEYSYCTIPDNIPEEEIKDRWRVLSQRVEPAEKGIPEFRNITLSNIKVEKAERAFYANAYPEKPIHDIHFKDVSVEAKESGKLTYASNWTMENVLLKTVSGKPVELENSENIEQPEIVRIEQPQPEEKKELTLDQQIRNINPNADVVIIPVNPTANQALVDGDTTEFSENIKVYILKAEDAVLSYYEPLGDGFYYTPVEVAVKNNGTTLEITGQKEHQYTFIVNHDEEPEDINEADQWEYDSDRRQINIEKKGKSFTLDIE, encoded by the coding sequence ATGAAACAATACAACCTGATTCTTTCCATACTGCTCAGCACTCTCCTGTTTTCCTGTACCCAGGAAAAGAAAAGCGAGTTGGTACAACGACTGGAAGAAATTTTTTACAACGATTCTTTTGCCACTGTTCCGGGAACCGAATTTAATGTAGCCGATTACGGTGCCGTTGCCGATGGGAAAACACTGGCAACCGAAGCCATTCAGAAAACCATTGATGCCGCTGCCGAAGCAGGCGGTGGTAAAGTCACCTTTCCGGCAGGAACTTATTTGTCGGGAGCGCTTTTTGTGAAATCGAATGTGGAGTTGAACATCAGTGAAGGTGCAATTATTCAGGCGATTCAGGATAACAGTCATTACCCGCGTTTATGGACACGAATTGCCGGAATTGAAATGAAATGGCCTGCAGCGCTTATTAACGTTTACGATGAAAGCAACGTGCGCATTACCGGAAAAGGGGTGATAGACGGCAATGGAAAATACTGGTGGGATAAATTTTGGGGCGACCCGAGATACACTGGTGGAATGTGGGGCGAATACAAAGAAAAAGGTATTCGCTGGGCCGTTGATTACGATTGCGAACGTGTACGTCCGGTAGTGGTGTGGGAATCGGAAGATGTGTTGTTGAAAGATTTCACTGTAAAACGGGCCGGTTTCTGGACCGTTTCGCTCACCTACAGTACCCGGGTTCATGTTGACGGGGTAGTTGTACGCAACAATATTGGTGGCCACGGACCCAGCTCCGATGGCATAAACACCGACTCATCAAAAGATATTCTGGTTGAAAATTGCGACATCGATTGCAACGACGATAACCTGTGCATAAAAGCCGGGAAAGATGCCGATGGTTTACGCGTTAATCGCCCGGCCGAGAATATTGTTTACCGAAATTGTATCACACGTTCAGGTCACGGGCTGATCACCTTAGGAAGTGAAACTTCCGGAGGCATGCGAAATATTGAAGTTTACGGATTAGAGGCCATCGGAACCAACATTGGTATTCGTTTTAAGTCGGCAAAAGTACGGGGTGGATTAATTGAGAATATTCATTTTCACGATATAAAAATGATAGATGTGGCCAATCCTTTTCATTTCGAATTGAACTGGTACCCGGAATACAGTTATTGCACCATTCCCGATAATATTCCTGAAGAAGAAATAAAAGACCGATGGCGGGTGTTAAGTCAGCGTGTAGAACCGGCTGAAAAAGGCATTCCCGAATTCAGAAATATTACACTGAGCAATATTAAAGTGGAAAAGGCAGAACGGGCTTTTTATGCCAATGCCTATCCCGAAAAACCAATTCACGATATTCACTTTAAGGATGTTTCTGTTGAAGCCAAAGAAAGCGGGAAACTAACGTACGCCAGCAACTGGACTATGGAAAATGTATTGTTGAAAACGGTTTCAGGCAAGCCTGTTGAGTTGGAAAATTCTGAAAACATTGAGCAACCGGAGATCGTAAGAATTGAACAGCCGCAACCGGAAGAAAAGAAGGAACTAACCCTAGATCAGCAAATCAGGAATATCAACCCCAATGCCGATGTAGTTATAATTCCTGTTAATCCAACGGCCAACCAGGCGCTTGTTGATGGCGATACAACTGAGTTCTCAGAAAATATAAAAGTGTATATTTTAAAAGCCGAAGATGCGGTTTTGAGTTACTACGAACCGCTTGGAGATGGTTTTTATTACACGCCGGTCGAGGTGGCTGTTAAAAATAACGGAACTACTCTTGAAATAACAGGTCAGAAAGAGCATCAATATACTTTTATTGTTAACCACGATGAGGAGCCCGAAGATATCAACGAGGCAGATCAATGGGAATATGATAGTGATCGCCGGCAAATAAATATTGAAAAGAAAGGAAAATCGTTCACATTAGACATAGAATAA
- a CDS encoding glycoside hydrolase family 2 protein has product MNRIQPFLTVLLFLILAVSSQAQPETRQVKYLSGTDNENTETWEFYCTAGRNSGQWSTIEVPSHWEQQGFGNYDYGRDYRTYGKKFRYSQESGLYRYNFDVPGDWKEKTVFIVFEGSMTDTEVKINSELAGPVHQGSFYRFRYDISDKLKFGETNQLEVKVDKWSANHSVNRAERYADYWIFGGIFRPVYLEASPQESIDRVAINAESDGTFEMDVFPLGITDKQSISTEIIDAEGNVVQRCETTVNKGDSLVQLSCDVNAPKRWTAETPNLYTAKVQLKNGGDAVYELTQKFGFRTIEIRQGDGIYLNGVKIKLKGVNRHVFWPETGRCVNPSLDLQDVKLMKEMNMNSVRCAHYPPDQAFLDYCDSLGLYVLDELAGWQNAYDTESGEKLVRELVIRDVNHPSIIFWSNGNEGGTNTDLDNDYAIYDPSNRPVIHAHHRPGNDYNGIDCNHYENYYSSKKILDEGLIYLPTEFLHSQDDGGGAAGLSDFWELFWYSERSAGGFTWVFSDEGIVRTDLGGKIDVNRVNAPDGILGPHREKEGSYYAMREIYSPVKIFMEKLPEDFNGTIELENRYHFTNLNKVQFNWELVSFSWPQQRGAGHKVMKNGRVQSPDVAPTQKGELKVELPDNYKNYDVLYLRAFDPAGEEIFCWSWKTNENTNQVLGLVEKSLSAEEKEQLKKLKAQGVEEDNILPISAKEGDENVSATVELKEDEKSISLKSSGIGVTFSKENGTILTISNDFGLPIPLNNGPVLVSGESKVVDIKTTKNDDGYKLEFLYEGDLKFIKWTMYNSGWLQMDYEYQVEGEQYFTGISFDFPESDVISAKWLGKGPSHVWKNRLKGGRLDVFERLYNNVLPGTNTWDYPQFKGYFADVSWMEFNTVYGKFTVVVQQDDLFVRLFDFYGISGPKNYPELPLGNISFLDGIPPIGTKLAMGISNDTWNLGPEGKLNVMEEPVKRTLYFYFGLLQ; this is encoded by the coding sequence ATGAATAGAATTCAACCATTTCTAACCGTACTGCTTTTTTTAATCCTGGCAGTTAGCAGTCAGGCACAACCCGAAACGAGGCAGGTAAAATACCTGTCGGGTACCGACAATGAAAACACTGAAACATGGGAGTTTTACTGTACTGCCGGCAGAAATAGCGGCCAGTGGTCTACCATCGAAGTGCCGTCGCATTGGGAACAACAGGGTTTTGGCAACTACGATTATGGCCGCGATTATCGTACTTATGGTAAAAAATTCAGGTATTCACAAGAAAGTGGGTTGTACCGATACAATTTTGATGTACCCGGAGATTGGAAGGAAAAAACTGTTTTTATTGTTTTTGAAGGATCGATGACCGATACCGAAGTGAAAATTAATAGCGAATTGGCTGGTCCGGTTCATCAGGGATCGTTTTACCGTTTCCGCTACGATATTTCGGATAAACTAAAATTCGGCGAAACAAACCAGCTGGAAGTTAAGGTCGATAAATGGTCAGCGAATCATTCGGTAAACCGTGCTGAGCGTTATGCCGATTACTGGATTTTTGGCGGAATTTTTCGCCCGGTTTATCTCGAAGCTTCTCCTCAGGAAAGTATTGACAGGGTAGCAATTAATGCTGAATCTGACGGAACTTTTGAAATGGATGTTTTTCCCCTCGGTATCACTGATAAACAAAGTATTAGTACAGAAATTATTGATGCAGAAGGAAATGTAGTTCAACGTTGCGAAACTACAGTAAATAAAGGCGATTCGCTGGTGCAGTTGTCGTGTGATGTAAATGCACCAAAACGATGGACCGCAGAAACTCCAAATCTATATACCGCAAAAGTTCAGCTTAAAAACGGGGGTGACGCGGTTTATGAACTGACACAAAAATTTGGTTTCCGAACCATCGAAATACGTCAGGGCGACGGCATTTACCTGAATGGTGTTAAAATAAAATTGAAAGGCGTTAATCGCCATGTTTTTTGGCCCGAAACGGGTCGCTGTGTTAATCCTTCACTCGATCTTCAGGATGTAAAACTGATGAAGGAAATGAACATGAATTCGGTTCGTTGTGCGCACTATCCACCCGATCAGGCATTTCTTGACTACTGCGATTCGCTGGGATTGTATGTGTTGGATGAACTGGCCGGCTGGCAAAATGCCTACGATACCGAATCGGGTGAAAAGCTGGTTCGCGAATTGGTCATCCGAGATGTAAATCATCCTTCAATAATTTTCTGGAGCAACGGAAACGAAGGTGGAACCAACACGGATCTGGATAATGATTATGCCATTTATGATCCTTCAAACCGACCGGTGATTCACGCACATCATCGCCCCGGAAATGATTATAACGGAATTGATTGTAATCACTACGAAAACTATTACAGCTCGAAAAAAATATTGGATGAAGGTCTGATTTACCTGCCCACCGAGTTTTTACACTCGCAGGACGATGGTGGGGGTGCCGCCGGATTAAGCGACTTTTGGGAACTTTTCTGGTACTCCGAACGATCAGCAGGTGGTTTTACCTGGGTATTTTCTGACGAAGGAATTGTGCGTACCGATTTGGGTGGAAAAATTGATGTGAACCGGGTAAATGCACCCGATGGAATTCTGGGACCGCATCGCGAAAAGGAAGGCAGTTATTATGCCATGCGTGAGATTTATTCACCTGTTAAAATCTTCATGGAAAAACTTCCGGAAGATTTTAACGGAACGATAGAACTGGAAAATCGTTATCATTTTACCAATCTGAATAAAGTGCAATTTAACTGGGAACTGGTTTCGTTCAGTTGGCCACAACAAAGGGGTGCCGGACACAAAGTTATGAAAAATGGCAGGGTACAAAGTCCTGATGTTGCACCAACACAAAAAGGGGAATTGAAGGTAGAACTTCCCGACAATTACAAGAATTACGATGTACTTTATTTGAGAGCATTCGATCCTGCAGGTGAAGAAATTTTCTGCTGGAGCTGGAAAACCAACGAAAACACCAACCAGGTTCTTGGTTTGGTAGAGAAAAGTCTTTCGGCAGAAGAGAAAGAGCAACTGAAAAAGTTGAAAGCTCAGGGAGTTGAAGAAGACAATATTTTACCAATTAGCGCCAAAGAGGGCGACGAAAATGTTAGTGCAACTGTTGAACTAAAGGAAGATGAAAAAAGTATTTCCTTAAAATCTTCGGGAATAGGTGTTACTTTTAGTAAAGAGAACGGTACCATTCTTACTATTTCCAACGATTTTGGATTGCCAATTCCACTAAATAACGGGCCGGTATTGGTGAGTGGCGAATCGAAAGTAGTTGATATTAAAACGACGAAAAACGACGACGGCTACAAACTCGAATTCTTGTATGAAGGTGATTTGAAATTCATTAAATGGACAATGTATAACAGCGGCTGGCTGCAGATGGATTACGAATACCAGGTGGAAGGCGAACAGTATTTCACCGGTATCAGTTTTGATTTTCCGGAGTCGGATGTAATCAGCGCCAAATGGCTGGGTAAAGGACCTTCGCATGTATGGAAAAACCGTTTGAAAGGCGGGCGTTTGGATGTGTTTGAACGGCTTTATAACAATGTATTGCCGGGAACAAATACCTGGGATTATCCACAGTTTAAAGGCTATTTTGCTGACGTATCGTGGATGGAATTTAATACCGTTTATGGCAAATTTACGGTTGTTGTCCAGCAAGACGACCTGTTTGTTCGTTTGTTTGATTTCTATGGAATCTCGGGGCCAAAAAATTACCCGGAGCTACCTCTTGGAAACATTTCTTTCCTCGATGGAATTCCGCCAATTGGAACAAAACTCGCCATGGGAATCAGCAATGATACCTGGAATCTCGGTCCTGAAGGGAAACTAAATGTGATGGAAGAACCCGTAAAACGAACCTTGTATTTTTATTTTGGATTGCTACAGTAG